The following coding sequences are from one Nicotiana tomentosiformis chromosome 3, ASM39032v3, whole genome shotgun sequence window:
- the LOC138907927 gene encoding rRNA-processing protein EFG1-like, whose translation MDCLATERETALAQFSSTESQLQILKEKSLAQAREKEDLEARLASELAEAEKIKANADAMVAIYRADAEAAQFHEIEVVDTARIRAHWIAEFVKYQTRRETLEEIHARGFDLSEEIKKARELKVEAGALASDDDDNNDNDDDDDDGSKNGSQSREEPDVEKNTSVDD comes from the coding sequence ATGGATTGCCTTGCTACAGAGAGAGAGACTGCTCTGGCCCAGTTTTCATCGACCGAAAGTCAACTTCAGATCCTGAAGGAGAAAAGCTTGGCTCAAGCGAGAGAAAAGGAGGacctcgaggctcggttggcctctgaactcGCTGAGGCTGAAAAAATAAAGGCCAATGCAGATGCAATGGTGGCTATTTACCGGGCTGATGCCGAAGCCGCTCAGTTCCATGAAATAGAGGTTGTTGATACCGCTCGAATTCGAGCACATTGGATCGCCGAATTTGTCAAATACCAaactcggagggaaaccctcgaggaaatccatgcTCGGGGCTTCGATCTttctgaagagataaaaaaggcaagAGAGCTTAAAGTTGAAGCTGGGGCCTTGGCCTCCGATGATGATGACAATAATGATAACGACGACGATGACGATGACGGGAGCAAAAACGGGTCTCAGAGTAGGGAGGAGCCCGATGTAGAAAAGAATACTTCCGTAGATGATTAG